The following are encoded in a window of Xanthocytophaga agilis genomic DNA:
- a CDS encoding sterol desaturase family protein, which produces MEVKLLSYTVPLFAFFIVLEMVISAWLGYRAYRTKDTIVNLACTSLNFGFDVLMRGVQLAVLTFVAIYSPFHWQKNWQYWILLFLAEDLAYYTLHVVDHYCRFFWAIHITHHSSEQFNLTVAIRSSVFQPLYRFFYFIPLALVGFEALDILFMYAVSQTYGFFVHTEMVGKLGILEYILVTPSHHRVHHASNEKYLDKNMGMVLIIWDRIFGTFREEEEKPVYGITTKMESDNLYEVVTYEWKHMLKDLQQDISWKQKLKYIFGRPGWRHDK; this is translated from the coding sequence ATGGAAGTTAAATTATTATCGTACACAGTACCCTTATTTGCATTCTTTATTGTATTAGAAATGGTCATTAGTGCATGGCTAGGCTATCGGGCTTACCGCACCAAAGACACGATTGTGAATCTTGCCTGTACATCATTGAATTTTGGCTTTGATGTATTGATGAGAGGTGTTCAACTAGCAGTGCTTACGTTTGTGGCTATCTATTCTCCTTTTCACTGGCAAAAAAACTGGCAGTATTGGATATTGCTTTTTCTTGCAGAAGATCTGGCTTATTATACTTTGCATGTGGTAGACCATTATTGTCGGTTTTTCTGGGCTATTCATATTACCCATCATTCTTCAGAACAGTTTAACTTGACAGTAGCTATCCGTTCTTCTGTATTTCAGCCTTTGTATCGCTTTTTCTACTTTATCCCGTTAGCTCTGGTAGGTTTTGAGGCGTTGGATATATTATTTATGTATGCGGTGAGTCAGACATATGGCTTCTTCGTACATACGGAAATGGTTGGTAAACTGGGTATATTGGAATACATACTGGTTACCCCTTCACATCATCGGGTGCATCATGCTTCTAATGAAAAATACTTGGACAAAAATATGGGTATGGTATTGATTATTTGGGACAGGATTTTTGGGACATTCAGAGAAGAAGAAGAAAAGCCCGTTTATGGAATTACTACCAAAATGGAGTCAGATAATCTGTATGAGGTAGTCACCTATGAATGGAAACATATGTTGAAAGATCTACAACAGGATATTTCCTGGAAGCAAAAACTAAAATATATTTTTGGAAGACCCGGCTGGCGACATGATAAGTAA